Proteins found in one Colletes latitarsis isolate SP2378_abdomen chromosome 8, iyColLati1, whole genome shotgun sequence genomic segment:
- the LOC143344575 gene encoding uncharacterized protein LOC143344575, producing MMKPPKKKFFQNELEISSTTEVDWTSFCRQLYLLWTEKHSVPIGGENEIVEVDEAKIGKRKFNKGRLLTGQWIFGGIERSTTIISDCWKAYDCLNKEGFRHLRVNHKINFVDPETNTQLQNIERVWREERANIPKYETRQIHYVGYLVEFFFRRQYDFNNRIMKFSK from the exons ATGATGAAAccaccaaaaaaaaaatttttccaaaatgagctGGAAATATCGTCGACAACGGAAGTTGATTGGACCAGCTTTTGCCGCCAATTATATCTTTTATGGACAGAAAAACATTCTGTTCCAATAGGAGGTGAAAATGAAATTGTTGAAGTGGATGAGGCCAAAATTGGTAAACGGAAATTTAATAAGGGAAGACTTTTAACTGGCCAGTGGATTTTCGGAGGAATTGAACGTTC TACCACGATTATAAGCGATTGCTGGAAAGCGTACGATTGTCTCAATAAAGAAGGTTTTAGGCACTTGAGAGTCAACCACAAAATCAACTTTGTAGATCCGGAGACAAATACACAGTTGCAGAACATCGAACGTGTATGGCGAGAAGAAAGGGCGAATATTCCGAAGTATGAAACTCGCCAAATACATTATGTAGGCTATTTAGTTGAATTCTTCTTTCGTCGACAATATGATTTTAATAATCGAATAATGAAATTTTCGAAATAA
- the LOC143344576 gene encoding uncharacterized protein LOC143344576 — protein MPRRGNEILQNIVSIYEECSGSEEDENEVIQSEDEIEILESDESMQAGESSDSEKENHLKLGLRRKRMRILSDSESENETSITESSQNSDAFCDTEIAVDGTTWTKLKVGGSSGRYPFHKIFKDIAGPTSYVKRNVMEGNVSSAFHLIRTKNMIQHIRSCTEEEARRVLKGDWKISTRKLLVLLGFCTLGECMKQIR, from the coding sequence ATGCCTAGAAGAGGAAATGAAATTTTACAAAACATAGTCAGTATTTATGAGGAGTGTTCTGGCTCTGAAGAGGATGAAAATGAAGTGATTCAAAGCGAGGATGAAATCGAGATTTTGGAATCTGATgaaagtatgcaagcaggggAATCATCAGacagtgaaaaagaaaatcatcTGAAATTAGGTCTTCGCAGAAAAAGGATGCGTATCCTATCCGATTCTGAATCTGAGAATGAGACAAGTATTACGGAATCGTCCCAAAATTCGGATGCATTCTGTGATACAGAAATAGCAGTCGATGGAACAACTTGGACGAAATTGAAAGTGGGCGGCTCTAGTGGTCGATATCCTTTCCACAAAATCTTCAAAGACATCGCTGGGCCTACTAGCTACGTAAAACGAAATGTGATGGAAGGTAACGTAAGCAGTGCTTTTCATTTGATTAGAACCAAAAACATGATACAACATATAAGAAGTTGTACTGAAGAAGAAGCACGTCGTGTTTTGAAAGGAGATTGGAAGATTTCAACCAGAAAGTTACTTGTGTTATTGGGATTTTGTACGCTAGGGGAGTGTATGAAGCAAATTCGTTAA